The Cetobacterium sp. ZOR0034 region TATCTACCGTTCTTAAGAATATTAGATAAAGCTAGTAAATATGAAGAGGATGCAGTGGAGGCATTTGAGAAGGAGGCAAAATAATGAAAAAAATATTACTACTTTGTTCAGCAGGGATGTCGACAAGTATAGTTGTTAAAAAGATGTTAGAATCAGCAGAAAAAAGAGGGATATCTGTTGAGATAAAAGCTGTTGGCTTAGAGATGTTCCAAGAGAATTTGGATAAATATGACACATTTTTATTAGGACCTCAAGTTAAA contains the following coding sequences:
- a CDS encoding PTS sugar transporter subunit IIB yields the protein MKKILLLCSAGMSTSIVVKKMLESAEKRGISVEIKAVGLEMFQENLDKYDTFLLGPQVKFRKDELNKIAQEVGKKVEVINMMDYGMMKGDKILNFALSLIEE